In Pseudomonadota bacterium, one DNA window encodes the following:
- the erpA gene encoding iron-sulfur cluster insertion protein ErpA, with translation MISLTERASEKVKEIQDTEGLSGQGLRVRVIGGGCSGFSYDLYFDDETSELDENFSSHGIELYVDMMSYQYLADTVIDYVEGLHGAGFKFNNPTAKTTCGCGSSFGV, from the coding sequence ATGATCTCCCTCACCGAACGCGCTTCAGAAAAAGTGAAAGAAATCCAGGACACCGAGGGCCTATCGGGGCAAGGGTTGCGTGTCCGCGTAATCGGCGGCGGCTGCTCAGGCTTCAGCTACGATCTGTATTTCGACGATGAGACGAGTGAGCTCGACGAGAACTTTAGCTCTCACGGCATCGAATTGTATGTCGACATGATGAGTTATCAATATCTCGCTGACACTGTAATCGATTACGTCGAGGGGCTGCACGGGGCGGGCTTCAAGTTCAACAACCCAACCGCCAAGACGACCTGCGGCTGTGGATCGAGCTTCGGGGTGTAG